The genomic DNA caaggatgacaatAACCATGTCGTGGGCtcaatagaaatatatatgacaaATGGATTATACTGTATGATAACATAGATTACAAGGTTCATCGAGCAACCGATTTTCTGATTACTTGAATAGCAGTAATGCATTGCTAGATATCATTCACcatttgtaatattgaaatagagatttcgatattactatcaacgtaattgaaAACTTACAGGAtcacacacgacgactaaatcgacAGGATAATCTTGAAGCAATTAAAtagtctaatagagattataCGAATTAAGATGCAACCGGTTAATTTGagatttaatgagattaaatttaccgattaattagacccttTTATTAGACTAAAATGGAGCCGATTTATACACAAAATAGAGACACACCGAGGCTCGAAAGAGAGCCACTTGGCAACTCCATGAAAGGCCACTTTGCATGGCAAGTCATATGGCCCTCCATGTGTCTACTAGAAGAATAGAAGCAGCTAAGACATACTTGAAATTTGCTAAGTCGTTGATAAAACGCCTCACGCGTGACACCTCTACAAGTATTCACACCGAATTCGTTGACgggttttcgagatcggcagtgctagcggccaacgcTCGAAGGAAGCACCGGCGCAACTCCGATACTTATTAGACTAATGGACTCTACAAATCGGACTTTTCCATTTGATTTACACACATATATTCATATACACACacgtacacacatatatgtccgcacatatatacatgcatcCATTAAGCTTCCCCCCCCCCAATTGCTTATAAATAGTACAAATGGGAAGGCTTTAGAATGGATGGGtgcatatatacatgcatCCATTAAGCTTCCCCTAATTGCTTATAAATAGCACAAATGAGAGGCTTTAGAATGGTAAGCACAAATGAGAAGGCTTTAGAATAGATGggctcatatatatataagcaattAGGGGAAGCTTAATGAATGCATGTATAAATGTGCggacatatatgtgtgtatgtgtatatGAATATATGTGTATAAATCATATTGGAAAGTCCGATTCGAAGAGTCCATTACTCTAATAAGTATCGGTTGCGCCGGTGCTTCCTTCGAgcgttggccgctagcacctcCGATCTCAAAGACCCGTCAACAAAGTCAGTGTGAATACTTATAGAGGTGTCACGCATAGAGCGCTTTATCGACGACTTAGCTAATTTCAAGTATGTCTTATCTGCTTCTATTCTTTCAGTAGGTCTTGAGGTTAGTTTCACGAGtaagaaatttttaatttcttcttctaCCTTTCTATAGACCCCGTGATACTAGTAACACTACCCCCTCAGTTGCAGGATTCTCATCAATCATCGAATGCCCAACGTAAGCATCAAGCAGCTGACATCTTTGGTCCGCTCAGTTGTTGGCACCAAGCTGCTCCTGTTCGTTCCATATTTGTCCTTTGTCTCTCACCGTCTCATGTCCTTCGACAGAATCGTCGATTTGCCGAAGCCCTCGATTCAAATTTGTTGAACTTTGTAGCCCTCGATCCTCCCTAAATTCCTCGTTTAGCTCAACAAACTTCTCTTGAATGCTATCTCTTGTAGCCAAGGTATTTGCCAAAATCTTTGAAGAATCTATAAACTCCTTTGTCACGTCTTTCATGGCATCAACAAAGAGACTCAAATCATAACTACTCCTCTTCGTTTTCCTTCCCAGTGAAATGCTCTCTGATGGTTGATTTGTGTGTGAACCCATATCTTTATTAACATCAAGGAATTCTCCAACCATCGAGTTAAGGTTTTCCTCTAAATTTTGCCATTGATTTTATGTTTCCTCCAATTCCATCTCCTCGAGTATATCTTTTGCAACCTATGCATCTTTCCCTATAACATGATCCTTACCATATATAACCGTCAACTCTTCATAATGAGGTTAGGTACATGTCCTGAATTGAGTAGCATCTTTGTGACACTGTGTAAAGAAATTGATCATTAGTCAATAGTTAACTACTCAAATCCCACCGAAACAACCATCATTGGTATGATACaatttatcaaattaatttcaacATGAATAATTAATGAACCAAAATGACCATAATAACGAACAGCAGCATATTATATAGGCACCACAAATCTCATTAAACCAGCTATCAGTCCATTAAAGCTAACAACCAATGACTCAAATTCCATTAACCGCttaaatgaaagaaataaataaaataaaataaatattaaccTTTATATAGGCATCACAAACTTCATTTTCAGCATATACCATCTTTCTAGTTTCATTCCACCCAAATCCGAAAGTTCCATGTATTAAATCATGAACTATGCCCCCATTTCTTCTTTAGAATCTTCAATCTAGATTCAATGTGCGGTCTCGCGTTTAGTTGACAGCCTAATATCATCCTTGCTAACATTTTCTCAAGCTCTAGAAGGTAGCCCGACCTAAATCCCGTGTCAGCATTATAATGACCCTCATTGTATAGGTCGGTCATGCACAATATACGGGCCGCGTCTTCTGTTGGAATCCACTTATGTTTACCTCGCTTGGTTGCTTGTGAACTATCTTGAGATGATGATTTTTCAGCCATAATCTATATAATCACACCAACAATAAGTCAAGAAGTGGTAAATGAGTTGTGCTATATCTAGTTTATACTACACTATAGAGAAGCTTATTACAAACAATCAAGTCATCAGCACACAAACCACAAGAACCCCAACGAAAGCTTAAAAATGCAAGCAATTCATCGAAAGGTTACTGAATATGGCAAACCCTCCGAGTGTCATTCCATACCCAAGAAACACTATTTTGCAAAAGATGAAACCCAAAACTATTAGCATTTTCATCAATAGGACAGAAATCAACATGTGATGAGCTATAAACCCACCTGATAATTTCATAAACAACATTCGTTAATAGTAGCAAGACAACCCAAAAGGTTTACAACCCAATAATTTTGATCATTAAGGTTTACATAAATAAGAAGATATAATTAAACAGATGAAAATATATGAGCTAGCTAGACATATTAGCTAATCCAATTATACTCTCCATTTGTTGTACATTTCATTTGCTAGATTCATCCTACAATTAGTCCAATCATTAGAAGTTGAATCTCTTCAATGTGGTTGGCTTCACCATTGGTATCGATATCATCTATTTCGGGCACTTTATCTTTAATAGGATCAGTTGGCATCTCCCtcctaataaaattataaagcaAGCAACATAAGATGATCATCTGGTTATGAGTTCGAACACCATAGAATGAAGGACTTCTAAGAATACTCTAACGCATTTTGAGTAATCCAAAGTATCTTTCAATGACATTACGCACATTAGAGtgtttcatattaaaaaaattcctcTATATTTCTTGGTTGGTGTCCTTTTAGATGGTATCTTTGCCCTCTAAATGGTACCAAAAATCCTTCACAATTTATGTAACCCGCATCTACTAGGTAATAGCAtcctataataaaaaagaaaaaaaaaacctatgTTATTTCTATGTAGGATATTTAGATATTCAGATAATGGAATaacattttattaatatacACTTACCATGAGGTACTCTCAATCCATGTTCTCTACTTACTGCATCCCGAAGAACTCTACCATCAACAGCCAAACCTTCCCATCTAGGatgaacatatataaattGCATGTAAGATGCGCAAACTCCTAAAACATTTGTAGCAATGTCTTCTTTACGAGTTCTATATCTAGGCTTATCCACTTGGCGCATTGATCATGATATGAGTGTCATCTAAAGGATCTAAACAATTTTACAAGTAAATTAAGTCAATCAATTACTCTCAAGAGGTCAATTTCCTTTGTTAAAAGTTTAATTACTAAAGTTACCTCAAACCATTTCCAACGCTCATTAGTTGTGGTGGCAGTAATGGGCTCAGGCTTCTTAATAAGTGTGCTTGTAATCTTAATGTCGCCTTCAACACATTGTGAAAAGATCAGGTAACAGTTTCCCCGGATCTCCCAAAATTATGCTTGATGACTCAATTCTTGACATGATGAGCAAGAATATGCAAAAAATTGCTACTTGCTCATCCACctccatattttttttttgtagacTTTAAGCCCCCAATAACTTTTAACATTTGATATAGTTTGAAAAATGCTCGCTTATTCATTCTCAGTTGCTCAATGCATGTAACATCATCACTATGCACAAGCCTCTTAATATAGTCTCTTTtcatttaaggaaaaaaaaactagccGAATAAGAATTATCAAGGGGTCTAGGGCTATATAACAAAGATATTTCAAGTTCAAGATTCCTGAGACATCTAATAGTAGCACACAACTGAAACCAAAAGGTCATCACAACcactttttttctcaaatttaggGGATCCATGATTGTAGTGACTTAAACAAACCTAAAAGAAATAATGTCATAAGTCAAGAGATCGACTATCATACAACACacaaaaaataacaattaaaaGTGAAGACCGTGAAAGAATTTCTGAGATGTAGTACAACAAGCACATAATTAGCACAAGTCTATAatgcaaataaaatataataccCGACAAAATATCCATTATAATGCAAAACCACCAAGACCCGACAAAATGGTAATACCCAACAAAATTTCACTAAGCAATGATCATGctctaaattaatttaaatatctATATCTGCAGAAGAAATAAAGTTTAAGTGAAAGTTTTCATGCAGCCATGGCATGCTAGGAGAAAATTGTCTCTGTTTATATTATTGCATATATAGCCGCTTTGCTTTCATAAGATTGACTAGTAACAAGGGTAACCCTAACCCCATGAACAGAGCAGCAATGGTAATATCGAAGAGAGTTTCGGAGAAATGGGAAGTAATTAGGTTCAGCTGATCAAACTTGTTCACCGTTCCTTGAGCTCGCCGCGCTGACCTAGAGCTCATCGTTACCGCCCTCGTGCTCGCTGTCGCCGCCCTCCAGCCATTGCCATCTACGTCTTTTTTCCTTGAGATATTGTGAACTGACGATGTGAACGATgggtttttttatatatataattattttcaacatTTGGGGGCAATAATGGAATTTCAGCTGTTTCTATCTGCTCTGGGCCACAAGGAACGAGGCCAGATTGGGGATTCATTACTTCTTCGTCAGAAAGGACAAAGGAGCATTGGGTTGGAATAGGGCCCGATCCAAAAATGGCTTTCTGCATTCATTTTGGCAACCAAGCCATAGAGTGTGCGTTCAATATGGATTTGGTCCGGCAAGGGAAGGCCCATTCCGGGCTACCAAACGTGCTGTTAGAGCAAGAGatcttacatttttttttaatgagtaAAATGCAGTTTACTCCTTAATTTTTAGGTGTAGTTGCAATGTGCtcccgacttttaaaaatttgcacTGTATCCCCGACCTTTTCAAATAGCAGCAAGGTGCACCCTCACTTTTCTGGCCAAAagttaatttatattatttattaattttagaatttcaaaaataattttaaaaataaaaaatccaaaaatgaAGAACAAAAAGTTTAGAGAGAGGAGGGACAGAAGGGAGGCCTCCAGTGACCTTGTCACCCCCTTCTCTTGCCAAATCTCTCAATCATACATTCTTTGATTTCGTCTTTTGTCGCTTACAATCGCAGCTAAACTCAAAAGCCCTTGCCTCTTCACGCTCACACCCCAATAGTCAATGCTACCTTGTCCAAAGCCACACCACCGCCGCCAATGATTAGGCTTTGCTTGTTAGGAGAGGTTGTCGGGGCGCAGTGGCTGCCAATGAGCCACCACCCTCTTCACTAGcgctctctctgtctctctctctctgaacattttgctttttctttttcgaattattaaatatttgaaattattttttaaaaatctaaagttaataaattattttttgttaaaaaagtgATCGGAAAAGTAAACTAGGGTCAATGTTTCTTCTCTTTAAGATGGTTAGTGGGTAAAGTGCAAATTTTTCGAGGTTGAGGCACTTGCAACTAGGCCCAAGTGAACTGCattttactctctctctctctattatAGCTAAGGTGATATCTGGATCAATTTGTGGGGCATCTCGACTAGTCTACTTCATTGGGCGAGTCAAGGGCAAGCCATCTGTGCCCGCCCTTATAAGATAAATTCCTAGAGTTTGGTCCCGCCCAAGAAGAGGGGGACAACTTCTAAAGAAAATGCATGATTGAGTCATTCGTCATTCATCATTCGCTTCAGTAACGTAACCGCCAAAAAGCCACCACAAAAGAGAGAGGAGCCTGATTATGACTCCCGCTTAGCTCTTCATTCATTCCCTTCCTACGAAGTTTGAGCAATATATAATGTCAACAAAGTTGATTTTTCACCTGTGTGGCAGATAAGTTCAGATTCTTCACCTGTGCGCAGATAATGCAAAAATTAGCCCACTCATATATCAGCATAATGCAAAAGGTGAATCTCAGTTTCTGTAATTTCCTCTTAGATAAATGCTGGAGAGATTCTTCCTTGTGAACACCAATTTATCTCCAAATGCAATGAATTAAAGACCTCATATTGAAATTGGCAGAGTtactttaatattttcttcatgATAGGGGTTCCTTCTGTTCTTATCAAGAATCTAATCTTGGTTTGTCCTTTCTAGAGATCACATGtaaaaatattgattaaaGCCCATCCCGGAGCATTTATCTGGGTATGGGCATGAATTATTTATATGATGAACAGAAAGGCTCAAGAAAGATCATAACATTCTGATGATTGTAATGACCAGATAGAACAAGTTACAGAAAAGAAGTGATAATCAAAGAATGAATGATTGTTATCTGCGATATAAAATCCTCTCACCTTGGTCGGCATTGGAGCTGTTCTTGTATCAATTCCAGATGAGAAGCTACAGCAACCCTTAACtcatgatttgaaaatttcaggTAAGAAGCATCAGAACTGCAAGTGGTTCCATCTAAATTTTGACCTCCACCTGATGCTTGTATAATGACTTGCCACCCCTCTTCTGCAAAACCTTCAGGGATTAGCTTTGTCATTGTTCTCACCCAGAGATAATGAAGATCTGAGTTTTCAGAGGTTCAACTATACCCAGATCTCGGGAAGAAGCTCGATCAGCAAAATTCCATTCTCAATAATCTTTGAAAGGGATTGCAATGTTTGGAAGCTTCTATCAAAGTTCTCCACGTCCAAGCGATCATCGCTACCAATAGTCCTTGCAAGAACATTCCCCTCCAATAAAATGATGGTATCTTGTCGCATCTCTCAAGATGATATGCCGCCCAATAACTTTTGATATGTACCTCATAAACAGATGGCAATCCACACAAATCCGAATGTTCTTTAATATCCTTATAGGCACCCCACCTGGCAATTTTAATAAACTATACGCAAGAGCAAGCTTCTCACTGTGATAACAAACAGAGGAGAACTTCTCATCCTCTCCCACGTCATGAAGAACCGATCTGGTATTTGGAACAAAGCCCACTTCTTGCAATCTTCTAGTCAATTGCTGGAGTTCTCCGTAAATCTTTTCGCTTTCTGGATGAGCTTGATCTTCTGACACAAACTTGTGGACCTTATTATCAAATTCAACCCAACTGTAAGCAGCAAACTTTTTAACGTTTCTGCTATTCATTAGTGATCTCACTGATGCCACATCATCCCACCTCGAATGAGCAGCATACATATTTGAGAGCATGATGTAGGGTCCTGCATTAAATGGATCCATCTCCAACAGTCTTTTAGCGGCAATCTCCCCATGTTCAATATCACCTTTCTTCGAACAAACAGACAGAAAAGAGGACCAAATAAGGGAATCCGGCTCATGGGGCATTTGTTTTATTAAATCTAGGGCTTTATCTAATCTACCGGAACGGCCCAGGAGGTGGATCATGCATGAATAATGATCCAAAGTGGGAGTAATTCCATGATCTTTACTGATTGAGTTGAAGTacttcttcccttcttctatCAGATTTGCATGCATACAAGCTGATAGAACAGCCAAAAAAGTCACGCTATCAGGTTTCTTGTTCGCCTGTATCATACTTTCGTACAGGGACAAGGCCTCTTGATCCCGTCCATTTTGGGCATAACCTCTGATCATCGCATTCCATGAAACCACATTGTGAGAGGGCATTGAGTTGAAAACAAATCGAGCATCGGAGATGGTTCCACACTTGCAATACATGTCAATAAGGGCACTCGAGACAAGCAAATTATCATCCACTCCGATAAGAATTGCCTTTGAATGTAAAGCCCGGCCCTGATGCAGAGATGCCAATTTTGCGCATGCACTGATCACAGCAGAGATCGTGAAACTGTCGGGTTGGGCATTCGCCAACAGCATCTGACGGAAAATCATCAGAGCATCCTCTTCCCTTCCATTCTGGGAATAGCCCGCGATCATTGTGGTCCAACATACCTTGTCCTTCATCCCTTTGACCTCACTAAACAAATTTCTTGCTTCATCAACTCTTCTAGTTTCAAAGTAAGCATTGAGGACATTGGAAATAGTCACTTGATCGGGTTTCAAACTTGCCAACTGCATTTCATGGAACATCTCTATGCATTTCTCGGGCAACCCGACCTCTAAATAAGCAGAAATCATCGAGTTCCATGAGACAACATTTTTATCAGGCACCTTGTCAAACAGCCACCAGGCGTGATTGATTTCTCCACATTTCGCATACATATTGATCAGCGCATTCCACACAAAGGCATTAGTCCCCAAACTACCAGTTAACACAATCCTGCCGTGAATCTGCTTCCCCTGCCTAAGACCCAACAACATCGAACACGAATGCAGAGCACTCACATAAGTATGATCTGTTGGCTGGAACCCATCAACAACCATCATGGCAAAAACCTCCAGCCCCTTTCTGGGAAGCCTGTTATCAGTGAAACCCGCGATCACGGTGTTATACGAGACGGAATCCCGAACCGGCATGTCATTGAACGTCGCCCACAAGTCCTCCTGTGCCCTGGACTTCGCAAACAGAGAGAGCATGgcattccatgagaaaacGTCTCTTTTGGGCATTCTGTCGAACAGGTTACGTGCAGTCCCAACTTTCCCGGACTTAGCGTACAGGTGGAGGAGGCGGTTGTGGATGTAAGTGTCGTTGGGTCGGAATGAATGCGACTCCATGTGGGCTTGGAGTCTAGCAGCTTGTTCGGCATCGTTCGCTCGGACGCATTCGAGGACGAGGCGGGTGTAGACGGACTCGGTGGCTGAGCTGCCGAGGGAGCAGAGGGCGTCTATGGATTGCCGAAGATTGGACCTTGTTCCCATTTCATTGGTTCGAGTTCAGATGAAAAACAAGCTATGAGTTTCGGTTTAAATGGTTGCACTGCTGATATGGTACTACCCGCTACACCCGCGCTTTGCGCGCAATTATTATTCagctatatattttattattttgtatatagaattatcattaaattataattctattattattgtgtatagaataataaatcaatattataaattaattaatgtttttttttagaattttggTCGTTTAATTAATGTGATGGGTTAATAAATGTCAACCATGCAATAAATTAAAGTGCCTAATTAATATCAGGGTACGTAAAAGTTTGGACATTGAGAGGCTGAGGGTTTGaagattgaaaatttgaaacgATGATATTAATCGTCCCTTTCCATTctgcaattatatattatatacagaTATAGATTTGCAAGATAACGAAGTGGACGGAGAATCATCAATACGGGGAACAATAATAGAATGGAATGTCCTATTtttcctctccctccctctcactttttttttctaatgatcgatcttttcttcttttttttacttctttattaattattattttttattatctaaCAATTTTGGATTAAGTCATTTTCAATCTTTATTTATAGATTCACCTATATTTgagaaaatcataaaaaaaactattttccaagaaaaattaacactatatttcaaattaatttttctatgtaATACCAAACATAGCgtgattaaaatttataaactAAATTTCAGTTTGGACCACACGTAGCGTGGATCATGCTTTAGTTATTATATATGAGGAGAGTGTTCTTTGtctaattttctctttttgattTTAcctttatatatttgaatttgtaatAACCATCACATGGGGGTTAAAcggtaaaataataaaaataacgttccactatttttttttcgctcATCTCATTTCCCCCATTTTCTCTCCACTCTCActccttcctctctctttaACGTCACTTTCAgttttttcaatcttttttctatgtaattaattattttactatttttattatgtatttattctaattattttgtaaaaaaacttatttaaggtattatatatatttttacccaaaaaaggtattatacatataatttttatcaatgttaattgaaatgaatttgaaataaattaataattaaatttatagaaTTCATGTgttaaattgataaattaataCAACTAATATTGATTAAAAACTCGCGCACTTAGTGCGGGCCATGGTGGCATTTGGTAATGGAGTGAAGTTAAGCTCCACTCCATTCCAAatattattgtatatatataaataaggttgtaatgattgataggaaaaagaatatctgagaatttattattaaaaaggataaaaatatttttttaaaaaagttatgaatatgttgttgaattaatgaaaaaatagaGTGAAGTtaaagaatttattaaaattaattgtaataatgattaggaaaaaatatgtgaagatttattattaaatagaagaaaaagatataatAGTAacgattatattattgaatttggaaaaaaaaatgaagtagAGCGGAGTTGTAATGAAGTTAAATTCCATTACCAAATGATTTAAAATGACTGAAATGCCTTTAATCTgagaatttaaaaattgaatatagCATCATTTCGAGAACAAATGGCTAGGGTATCAAAGATAGATGGTTCAGGTTATTTGAACTTACTATCAAGAACTGTTGCGATTGATCACCGGGGCAATAAAACTTTGTACATGCTTCGGGAAATCAATCGACCAGCACCACCGGGCTTCATAATAACAAAGTTAAGAATGTCTTGCTAAGTTGCAGACCATATATGACTAACGAAAATGATATCCAAAAGGCTTGCTTGAGGAAGTTGACTGAAGCTCGATAGTTCAGGTAGTTCAAGCTTAAAAAGGAGCCGATGAAATTAACCCCTAGCAACCCTATGTTGAAGGCGGCGACAAGAAGTATTTATTTGCCTTCGGTAAAGCAAACAGAAGTATCAAGCTGAACAGAAAATCGAAAATTCCGACTCTCTGTCAGTTTTAGAATATCATCAAGAAGCGAGGAAAATTCGATTTTAACTTAATATTTGGAAAGAACTTTTGTCTACAAAAATCTTTACTAAGCATTGTATCTAGAGGCCCTAATCCACAAACAATCAGCTCCTGTGTTAAACAATTTAGCGCGCCAGACATCAACCTCAGAGACCCACAAATTCTATTATCCTGCTCTCCCTGCGAGAACAAAAAACTGATATGTAAACTAAAATATCACAGTACTGCAAAATCCTCGATATTTTTCCCACGTCTCTATAGGGGATGACTTTCCTGAAGATCGCCTGCAACAATATATAACCGACTAAACCAACTTCGCTACCCTGAGACAATAGCTTGTAAAATCTCAAAAATCTTTTCACTGCCAGGGGTTCTTCTTGATCTTTGCAGTCCTTTTTGAGGTTGATGCTGAACTCGTTTTCTGCAGGATTGAGTCGATCAGATACAGCATTAAATTTTGGAAAAGCCTTTGACCATGAGATGATAAGTGAATTACGTACTGATTTGGATTTCTTTGCTTTTCCGC from Punica granatum isolate Tunisia-2019 chromosome 2, ASM765513v2, whole genome shotgun sequence includes the following:
- the LOC116198001 gene encoding pentatricopeptide repeat-containing protein At3g62890-like, with translation MGTRSNLRQSIDALCSLGSSATESVYTRLVLECVRANDAEQAARLQAHMESHSFRPNDTYIHNRLLHLYAKSGKVGTARNLFDRMPKRDVFSWNAMLSLFAKSRAQEDLWATFNDMPVRDSVSYNTVIAGFTDNRLPRKGLEVFAMMVVDGFQPTDHTYVSALHSCSMLLGLRQGKQIHGRIVLTGSLGTNAFVWNALINMYAKCGEINHAWWLFDKVPDKNVVSWNSMISAYLEVGLPEKCIEMFHEMQLASLKPDQVTISNVLNAYFETRRVDEARNLFSEVKGMKDKVCWTTMIAGYSQNGREEDALMIFRQMLLANAQPDSFTISAVISACAKLASLHQGRALHSKAILIGVDDNLLVSSALIDMYCKCGTISDARFVFNSMPSHNVVSWNAMIRGYAQNGRDQEALSLYESMIQANKKPDSVTFLAVLSACMHANLIEEGKKYFNSISKDHGITPTLDHYSCMIHLLGRSGRLDKALDLIKQMPHEPDSLIWSSFLSVCSKKGDIEHGEIAAKRLLEMDPFNAGPYIMLSNMYAAHSRWDDVASVRSLMNSRNVKKFAAYSWVEFDNKVHKFVSEDQAHPESEKIYGELQQLTRRLQEVGFVPNTRSVLHDVGEDEKFSSVCYHSEKLALAYSLLKLPGGVPIRILKNIRICVDCHLFMRYISKVIGRHIILRDATRYHHFIGGECSCKDYW